One Synergistaceae bacterium DNA window includes the following coding sequences:
- a CDS encoding TRAP transporter large permease subunit encodes MSWDWFWPEGFYTIVMIFVFAFGAFAFKLPIAVAMAFAAIVGAAVGGAGFPLRHLVEGEFGYLNTIMVICTAMIFMKVVQRTGLLDALSAWVIRKFRHAPAVLSVGIMIIIMLPGMITGSSTAAVLTTGALVSPVLVTLGLSKVRAAAVVSMGALLGMIAPPVSIPAMIICAGVDIPYVGFAVPLLICTFPLAVVFALTMIYPGIAGGNHDLAALEKHLFEMERNSLTLRLFLPVIVLVGLLCAEQFFPGKVSLGMPLIFLISALSGLLSGTSWNVYDTVIEAVNDALPVMGILMGVGMFIQIMTLIGVQGFIVVSALSLPSWTLFVGIAVTMPLFGAVSSFGSASVLGVPFLLALLNYNSVIVASALSLIASLGDLMPPTALAGIFAAQVVGEENYFKVLKLCLLPGLCLALWGLAVIFMSPTIAGWLF; translated from the coding sequence ATGTCGTGGGACTGGTTCTGGCCTGAAGGCTTCTACACGATCGTGATGATTTTCGTGTTCGCCTTCGGAGCTTTCGCGTTCAAGCTGCCTATTGCGGTTGCTATGGCTTTTGCGGCAATCGTCGGCGCGGCTGTCGGAGGTGCGGGCTTCCCGCTTCGTCATCTAGTTGAGGGCGAGTTCGGCTACCTCAATACCATAATGGTTATCTGCACAGCAATGATCTTCATGAAGGTTGTGCAGAGGACAGGACTCCTTGATGCTCTGTCGGCGTGGGTGATAAGGAAGTTCCGTCATGCCCCCGCAGTGCTCTCCGTCGGCATAATGATAATCATCATGCTTCCCGGAATGATTACCGGCTCGTCCACCGCCGCAGTGCTCACGACAGGTGCGTTAGTGTCGCCGGTGCTGGTTACGTTAGGGCTGTCGAAGGTTCGTGCCGCAGCAGTTGTCTCGATGGGTGCGCTGCTCGGAATGATTGCCCCTCCAGTCAGCATCCCCGCGATGATAATCTGTGCCGGTGTGGACATCCCTTACGTCGGCTTCGCAGTTCCCCTCTTAATCTGCACGTTCCCGCTGGCTGTTGTGTTTGCCTTGACGATGATTTATCCGGGCATAGCAGGAGGAAACCATGACCTCGCTGCCCTTGAGAAGCATCTGTTCGAGATGGAGCGCAACTCCCTCACGCTTCGGCTGTTCCTCCCGGTGATTGTGCTTGTGGGTCTGCTTTGCGCCGAGCAGTTTTTCCCGGGAAAGGTGTCGCTGGGAATGCCGCTGATCTTCCTCATCTCCGCGCTCTCAGGACTTCTCTCGGGCACGAGCTGGAACGTCTATGACACAGTCATTGAGGCCGTCAATGATGCCCTGCCCGTAATGGGAATCCTCATGGGAGTAGGAATGTTCATCCAGATAATGACGCTGATTGGCGTTCAGGGGTTTATCGTCGTGTCGGCGTTGAGTTTGCCGTCATGGACGCTCTTTGTCGGAATCGCCGTAACAATGCCGCTCTTCGGAGCAGTTTCGTCGTTCGGGTCTGCTTCGGTCTTGGGCGTACCGTTCCTGCTTGCTCTCCTGAACTACAACTCGGTGATTGTTGCGTCCGCTCTGAGCCTGATTGCGTCGCTGGGAGACCTCATGCCTCCGACTGCACTTGCGGGCATCTTCGCGGCTCAGGTTGTCGGTGAAGAGAATTACTTTAAGGTGCTGAAGCTGTGCCTGTTGCCCGGACTGTGCTTGGCACTCTGGGGGCTGGCTGTAATCTTCATGAGCCCGACAATCGCGGGCTGGCTGTTCTGA
- a CDS encoding succinylglutamate desuccinylase/aspartoacylase family protein has product MTEYKFKGNALTAILLLAIAGGIAYITAQSFMSMWVDDKVYPAEGFTEHKLSEWEPAIKGTPADTPVFIQNGEEPGGTVLILGGTHPNEPAGFISAIMYLERAMVSKGRLIVIPFADHSAFTHNSPQDAAPQRFHIGTRTFKFGSRASNPIHQWPEPDIYIHYPSGQKLDGSSRANLNRGYPGTLNEGITQAASLAILELIQKEHVTLAFDLHEASPEYPVVNAMVAHERAMELAATATMELEFSGIPMRLEPSPKNLRGLSHREWGDATTDTLAILMEAGNPSQGRLRERTDEALVLTGRDKAYARASKLGRLFVPYEEDQPLELRVARHVTAVMVCIEQLEMVLDESKGVTIGNIPGYEEIIADGLSKYLAPEA; this is encoded by the coding sequence ATGACAGAGTACAAGTTCAAGGGCAATGCCCTCACAGCAATACTCCTCCTCGCCATCGCAGGAGGCATAGCGTACATCACTGCTCAGTCGTTCATGTCGATGTGGGTTGACGACAAGGTTTACCCGGCAGAAGGCTTCACTGAGCACAAACTCTCCGAGTGGGAGCCCGCCATCAAGGGCACGCCCGCAGACACGCCCGTATTCATTCAGAACGGAGAAGAGCCCGGCGGGACAGTCCTCATTCTCGGCGGAACTCATCCCAACGAACCGGCAGGCTTCATCTCCGCGATAATGTACCTTGAGCGCGCGATGGTCAGCAAGGGGAGATTAATCGTTATTCCGTTCGCGGATCACTCTGCGTTCACGCACAATTCTCCGCAGGACGCAGCCCCTCAACGCTTCCACATCGGGACGCGTACGTTCAAGTTCGGTTCACGCGCTAGCAACCCGATTCACCAGTGGCCTGAACCTGACATCTACATTCACTACCCTTCAGGGCAGAAGCTGGACGGTTCATCACGTGCCAACCTCAACAGAGGCTATCCCGGCACTCTCAACGAGGGCATAACTCAGGCAGCATCACTGGCTATCCTTGAGCTGATACAGAAGGAGCACGTTACGCTAGCGTTCGACCTTCACGAGGCCTCACCTGAATATCCCGTCGTTAATGCTATGGTTGCGCATGAACGTGCAATGGAACTTGCAGCAACCGCGACGATGGAGCTTGAGTTCAGCGGAATACCCATGAGGCTCGAACCCTCGCCGAAGAACCTTCGCGGCCTCAGCCACCGTGAATGGGGAGACGCGACTACTGACACCCTCGCTATTCTGATGGAGGCAGGCAACCCCTCGCAGGGCAGGCTTCGCGAACGCACAGATGAAGCACTCGTTCTGACAGGACGCGACAAAGCCTACGCCAGAGCCTCGAAACTTGGCCGCCTCTTCGTGCCTTACGAGGAAGATCAGCCGCTGGAATTGAGGGTAGCGCGTCATGTTACGGCAGTCATGGTCTGCATCGAACAGCTGGAGATGGTGCTTGACGAGTCTAAGGGCGTAACGATCGGGAACATTCCCGGCTACGAAGAGATTATCGCTGACGGGCTGAGCAAGTACTTAGCTCCCGAAGCGTAA
- the ggt gene encoding gamma-glutamyltransferase, giving the protein MKKVLLAVLMVCIATAAFAEVHDVYAEKGMVSSAHELASKAGVEILQKGGNAVDAAIATYLALNVVEFNASGIGGGGFMVIRSAKTGEVVELDYREMAPASATKDMYASDESKKAHESFEGGKSIGVPGAVMGMFTALKKYGTMTFAEVAEPAIRLAEEGFVLAPMQNGIITDEYGKLTKYNKECAFIVDGLPLEAGAVLKQPELAKTFRLLAEKGPDEFYGGEIGQAVVDAVNASGGKMTLDDLKAYKMEERVPVKGTYRGYTIYSTPPASSGGTHIVQLLNIMENFSVKELGHNTAKYLHVLSEAMKQAFADRQKYMADTAFAPDVPLAGLTSKAYAKSIAENLSTEKSANEVQPGKPADFISYKGGDVQERISTSSFSVVDAEGNIVASTNTVNYFFGSGVIVPGYGFVLNDEMDDFAQNPDSVNAPEPGKRPLSSMSPTIVIDPEGRPFMTVGAAGAMRIITAVTQIIMNVVDFGMTMDEAIEQPRIFNSASNGKANKLMIEQGISEEVIKALQEMGHEVDVQPFTGYFGTAQGILFDHANNRMDGGADSRRLGVPVGF; this is encoded by the coding sequence ATGAAGAAAGTGTTGTTAGCAGTATTGATGGTGTGCATCGCGACGGCGGCATTTGCTGAAGTTCACGATGTATACGCGGAAAAAGGTATGGTGAGTTCGGCGCACGAACTTGCCTCGAAGGCAGGGGTTGAGATTCTGCAGAAGGGCGGCAACGCTGTGGACGCGGCAATAGCTACCTACCTTGCGCTTAACGTCGTCGAGTTCAACGCGTCGGGCATAGGCGGCGGCGGGTTCATGGTGATACGTTCGGCCAAGACAGGTGAAGTCGTGGAGCTGGATTACCGCGAGATGGCTCCTGCGTCGGCAACAAAGGACATGTACGCTTCCGACGAGTCCAAGAAGGCACACGAGTCCTTCGAGGGCGGAAAGTCTATTGGAGTTCCCGGCGCGGTGATGGGTATGTTCACGGCACTCAAGAAGTACGGGACGATGACCTTCGCTGAAGTCGCAGAGCCCGCAATCCGTCTCGCGGAAGAAGGCTTCGTGCTTGCGCCTATGCAGAACGGAATAATCACCGACGAATACGGCAAGCTGACCAAGTACAACAAGGAGTGTGCGTTCATCGTTGACGGACTTCCTCTCGAGGCCGGAGCAGTCCTCAAACAGCCCGAACTGGCCAAGACATTCCGGCTTCTTGCGGAGAAAGGTCCTGACGAGTTCTACGGCGGCGAAATCGGACAGGCAGTCGTTGATGCGGTCAATGCTTCGGGCGGAAAGATGACGCTTGATGACCTAAAGGCCTACAAGATGGAAGAGAGAGTGCCGGTAAAGGGCACGTACAGGGGCTACACGATCTATTCAACGCCTCCTGCATCGAGCGGCGGTACTCACATCGTCCAGCTCCTGAACATCATGGAGAACTTCAGCGTCAAGGAGCTCGGGCACAACACAGCGAAATACCTTCACGTTCTGTCAGAGGCGATGAAGCAGGCATTCGCAGACCGCCAGAAGTACATGGCAGACACAGCGTTTGCTCCTGACGTGCCGCTGGCTGGACTGACCAGCAAAGCCTACGCGAAGAGTATCGCAGAGAACCTCTCGACCGAGAAGTCAGCAAACGAGGTACAGCCCGGCAAACCTGCAGACTTCATCTCGTACAAGGGCGGAGACGTTCAGGAGAGAATCTCTACCAGCTCGTTCTCAGTCGTCGACGCAGAAGGCAACATCGTAGCTTCGACAAACACCGTAAATTACTTCTTCGGCTCAGGCGTAATCGTTCCGGGCTACGGCTTCGTCCTGAATGACGAGATGGACGACTTCGCGCAGAACCCCGACAGCGTCAACGCACCCGAACCGGGCAAACGTCCTCTGTCGAGCATGAGCCCTACAATCGTGATTGACCCGGAGGGCAGGCCGTTCATGACGGTAGGTGCTGCGGGAGCAATGAGGATAATCACCGCCGTAACGCAGATAATCATGAACGTTGTGGATTTCGGCATGACGATGGACGAAGCTATCGAGCAGCCGCGTATCTTCAACTCAGCGTCGAACGGCAAAGCCAACAAGCTGATGATTGAGCAGGGAATCTCTGAGGAAGTCATCAAGGCACTGCAGGAGATGGGGCATGAAGTAGATGTACAGCCCTTCACGGGTTACTTCGGGACTGCGCAGGGAATACTCTTTGACCACGCTAATAACCGCATGGACGGAGGAGCGGACAGCCGCAGGCTTGGTGTGCCTGTGGGGTTCTAA
- the nagA gene encoding N-acetylglucosamine-6-phosphate deacetylase, translated as MQSFVIKDGSIFCENCRFRAGSLYVKDGIIADTEPPEAETIDAENLYIIPGLTDIHFHGCAGHDFCEGTPEAFKAITDYEAHNGITTLCPATMTLPEHELSRIMRAAKSFGEFAGINLEGPFISPAKIGAQNPAYIARPSAEMLRRLQEESGGLIRIAVVAPEVDGAMTFIEEASRMVRVSVAHTACDYDTAREAFARGARHVTHLYNAMNPISHRAPGPVIAAAENENVTVELICDGVHVHPAVVRNTLRMFGADRVIFISDSMEATGMPDGDYELGGLPVIKHGNRATLEDGKTIAGSVTNLMDCMRTAVREMNVPLEVAVRCSAVNSARAIGLDGSIHAGGRANLVALDASLNIAWVIKNGKIITPS; from the coding sequence ATGCAGAGCTTTGTGATTAAGGACGGGAGTATCTTCTGTGAGAACTGCAGGTTTCGCGCGGGAAGCCTCTACGTCAAAGACGGAATAATAGCCGACACAGAACCTCCTGAGGCAGAGACAATTGATGCTGAAAATCTCTATATCATTCCCGGCCTGACGGATATACACTTTCACGGGTGCGCGGGGCATGACTTCTGCGAAGGAACGCCTGAAGCCTTCAAGGCAATCACCGACTACGAGGCGCACAACGGCATCACGACGCTCTGTCCTGCGACAATGACACTCCCCGAGCACGAGCTTTCACGTATCATGAGAGCCGCAAAGTCCTTCGGGGAGTTCGCGGGGATTAACCTTGAAGGGCCGTTCATCTCTCCGGCAAAAATCGGTGCGCAGAACCCGGCGTATATTGCCCGGCCAAGCGCAGAGATGCTCAGGAGGCTTCAGGAAGAGTCCGGCGGGCTGATACGGATTGCGGTCGTCGCGCCGGAAGTCGACGGGGCTATGACGTTCATTGAGGAAGCCAGCAGGATGGTGAGGGTGTCGGTCGCTCACACTGCATGTGATTACGACACAGCACGTGAAGCGTTCGCACGGGGTGCAAGGCACGTTACGCACCTCTACAACGCAATGAACCCCATCAGCCACAGAGCACCCGGGCCGGTCATCGCGGCGGCCGAAAACGAGAATGTTACGGTTGAGCTTATCTGCGACGGAGTTCACGTTCACCCTGCTGTTGTGAGGAACACTCTGCGGATGTTCGGCGCGGACAGGGTGATATTCATCAGCGACTCAATGGAAGCTACGGGTATGCCCGACGGTGATTACGAGCTCGGAGGCCTCCCCGTCATCAAGCACGGAAACAGAGCAACCCTCGAGGATGGGAAGACGATTGCAGGGAGCGTTACGAACCTCATGGACTGCATGAGGACGGCAGTACGCGAGATGAACGTTCCGCTTGAAGTTGCGGTGAGGTGTTCTGCGGTGAACTCCGCGCGGGCGATAGGGCTTGACGGGAGCATTCACGCGGGAGGCAGGGCAAATCTTGTTGCGCTTGATGCGTCTCTCAATATTGCGTGGGTAATTAAGAACGGCAAAATAATAACCCCCTCATAG
- the nagB gene encoding glucosamine-6-phosphate deaminase codes for MKIYVTKNYDEMSRKAANIISAQIILKPDCVLGLATGSTPAGLYRQLAEWYRKGDLDFSEVVTVNLDEYKGLGADDPESYASYMRDNLFSLVNIRPENTHLPNGKITDSAEACRKYNELLERIGRQDLQLLGLGRNGHIGFNEPCEYFVKDVHCVELSGSTVAANRRFFEAGKDVPSHAYTMGIRSILRARKILVIASGEEKAEAVRQVFFGEVTPYVPGSILQLHNDVILVCDEGAFSECRAL; via the coding sequence ATGAAGATTTACGTAACGAAGAACTACGATGAGATGAGCAGGAAGGCAGCAAACATAATTTCTGCACAGATCATCCTGAAGCCCGACTGCGTTCTCGGCCTTGCTACAGGCTCGACACCAGCCGGGCTTTACCGTCAGCTTGCGGAATGGTACAGGAAGGGAGACCTCGACTTCTCGGAGGTTGTTACGGTGAACCTCGACGAGTACAAGGGGCTGGGTGCTGATGACCCGGAAAGCTACGCGTCATACATGAGGGATAACCTCTTCAGCCTTGTGAACATAAGGCCGGAGAACACGCACCTTCCCAACGGAAAGATAACCGACAGCGCGGAAGCCTGCAGGAAGTACAACGAACTGTTAGAGCGGATAGGACGGCAGGACTTGCAGCTGTTGGGGTTAGGAAGGAACGGGCACATAGGCTTCAACGAGCCGTGCGAATACTTCGTGAAGGACGTGCACTGCGTTGAACTTTCAGGGAGCACTGTTGCGGCGAACAGAAGATTCTTCGAGGCCGGAAAGGACGTACCCAGCCATGCCTACACGATGGGTATACGCTCGATACTGCGGGCACGGAAAATTCTCGTGATTGCGTCGGGAGAAGAGAAGGCGGAAGCTGTAAGACAGGTATTTTTCGGGGAAGTTACGCCGTACGTGCCGGGAAGCATACTGCAGCTTCATAATGACGTGATTCTTGTGTGCGACGAAGGAGCGTTCTCGGAATGCAGAGCTTTGTGA
- a CDS encoding PTS transporter subunit EIIC → MMKYLQKIGRSLMLPVACLPAAGILYGIGYWIDPTGWGANSIYSAFCIKAASAIIDQIPLLFAIGVAIGMADDTDGTPALAGLVSWLMITTLLSPGAVAMYSQVDVSQVPAAFGKIQNAFIGILAGLIGASCYNRCKDYMPPDWLAFFAGRRCVAIVTAILSALAAVVLYFVWPVVYSALVGFGISIVGLGPIGAGLYAMLNRALIPLGLHHALNAVFWFDTAGINDLGLFWSGGEGAVKGVTGMYMTGFFPVMMFGLVAGAFAMYRAASDKRKKSAASLLLAGAIASFFTGITEPIEFSFMFLAPGLYLLHALLTGISAVVCAYLPVRCGFNFSAGMVDWILSFNAPMAVNPWMIIPIGLVFAVVYYVVFSWAIKTFDLKTPGREDESLQAGLITLKNNNFTDMARVILEGLGGPANIREVTYCATRLRTEVEDYLLVDEAKMKNAGVPGVFRPSEHNVQVVVGTKVQFVYDELKKLIDASK, encoded by the coding sequence ATGATGAAGTATCTCCAGAAAATCGGCAGATCTCTCATGCTCCCTGTGGCTTGTCTTCCCGCAGCGGGAATCCTCTACGGAATAGGCTACTGGATTGACCCCACAGGCTGGGGCGCGAACAGCATCTATTCCGCGTTCTGCATCAAGGCCGCCAGCGCAATCATCGACCAGATTCCGCTTCTGTTCGCCATCGGCGTTGCTATCGGAATGGCTGATGACACAGACGGCACTCCCGCACTTGCAGGTCTCGTGTCGTGGCTGATGATTACGACTCTGCTGTCGCCCGGTGCTGTGGCAATGTACTCGCAGGTTGACGTGTCGCAGGTTCCTGCGGCGTTCGGCAAGATACAGAATGCGTTTATCGGAATCTTGGCCGGACTCATCGGAGCAAGCTGCTACAACAGGTGCAAAGACTACATGCCCCCCGACTGGCTGGCGTTCTTCGCGGGAAGGCGATGCGTCGCAATAGTTACGGCGATACTCTCGGCACTCGCGGCGGTCGTGCTGTACTTTGTGTGGCCGGTGGTCTACAGTGCTCTTGTCGGCTTCGGAATCTCCATCGTCGGGCTCGGACCTATAGGCGCAGGTCTCTATGCCATGCTCAACAGAGCGTTGATTCCTCTCGGGCTTCACCACGCGCTTAATGCCGTCTTCTGGTTTGACACGGCTGGCATCAACGATCTCGGGCTGTTCTGGTCGGGCGGAGAAGGTGCGGTCAAGGGAGTAACCGGAATGTACATGACCGGCTTCTTCCCGGTGATGATGTTCGGTCTCGTTGCAGGAGCGTTCGCGATGTATAGAGCCGCCAGCGACAAGCGCAAGAAGAGTGCCGCAAGCCTTCTTTTGGCCGGAGCAATCGCCTCGTTCTTTACGGGCATCACTGAGCCTATAGAGTTCTCGTTCATGTTCCTCGCGCCGGGACTGTACCTTCTTCACGCACTGCTCACGGGAATTTCCGCCGTCGTGTGCGCGTATCTCCCTGTACGGTGCGGCTTCAACTTCAGCGCAGGAATGGTTGACTGGATACTCAGCTTCAATGCTCCGATGGCCGTAAATCCGTGGATGATTATCCCGATAGGCCTCGTGTTCGCGGTTGTGTACTATGTCGTGTTCAGCTGGGCGATAAAGACCTTCGACCTCAAGACACCCGGCAGGGAAGATGAGAGCCTGCAGGCAGGACTGATTACGCTCAAGAACAACAACTTTACGGACATGGCGCGCGTAATCCTCGAAGGTCTCGGAGGCCCGGCGAACATCAGGGAAGTAACCTACTGCGCAACGAGGCTCAGGACAGAGGTTGAAGATTATCTTCTCGTCGACGAAGCAAAGATGAAGAATGCCGGTGTACCCGGAGTGTTCAGGCCTTCAGAACACAACGTGCAGGTAGTTGTTGGCACAAAAGTACAGTTTGTGTATGACGAGCTGAAGAAGTTAATCGATGCCAGCAAATGA